The Atribacter laminatus genome contains the following window.
ATTTTCATCCTTATTGAAAGTCACTTCCAAGTACCTGAATCTATTCTGATGTTATGCCTTCCCGATTGATAGAGAAGATTCCATACATTCTCGAGCAGCAGCTTTTAGACTAGGAGAAATATCTCGGAATATTTTAGGTAAAAAGAGCTCATCAGGATGCAAATCAGTATACTCACGAATACTTTTTAAGAAAGCCACACGCAATGTAGTGCTAAAGTTGATTTTTCTCACGCCAGCGTGAACTGCTTGTTGAAGCTGATTAACGGGAGTTCCGCTTCCACCATGAATGACTAAGGGTATATGCGCTTGTTTTTTTATTTCTCGTATACGATCAAATTGGAGTCGAGGAACCATACCATTATAAAGTCCGTGACGGGTTCCGACGGCAACCGCTAACATATCAACACCAGTTTTATTAGCGAAAAAAGCAGCTTCTTCTGGAAGGGTGAAGAAATCATCAGATTCCGGATTCACTTCCCACTGTTCATCTCCTTCCAGGCCCCCTACTCGGCCAATTTCTCCTTCAACCATGACATCGGCAAGGTGAGAAATTTCAACCACTTTTTTGGTAATCTCTATATTTTTCTCAATTGGGTGTCTTGACCCATCGATCATGACCGAAGAAAAGCGATTGAGTATAGCATCCATGACTTCCTTGATTTCATGACTGTGATCAAGATGGAGAGAAAATGGAACCGAAAATTTTCGAGAAAGGGCATGGAGGGCTTCAGAAAGGGCAGCTATATCTAAAAAATAATGTTCTACCGGAGCGAACTGAATCATGACTGGTGAACGTAATTCTTCCGCCTCTTCCAATATCCAAGTCATGAATTCTAAATGGGGAGAATTAAAAGCAGGAAGTGCAAATTCCTTTTTTTCCGCTAATTCAATAAGATATTTCGTTGAAACCAGTGACAATTGTGATTACTCCTTCCTTTTAAGAGAAAAAATATAGTATT
Protein-coding sequences here:
- a CDS encoding class II fructose-bisphosphate aldolase, which encodes MSLVSTKYLIELAEKKEFALPAFNSPHLEFMTWILEEAEELRSPVMIQFAPVEHYFLDIAALSEALHALSRKFSVPFSLHLDHSHEIKEVMDAILNRFSSVMIDGSRHPIEKNIEITKKVVEISHLADVMVEGEIGRVGGLEGDEQWEVNPESDDFFTLPEEAAFFANKTGVDMLAVAVGTRHGLYNGMVPRLQFDRIREIKKQAHIPLVIHGGSGTPVNQLQQAVHAGVRKINFSTTLRVAFLKSIREYTDLHPDELFLPKIFRDISPSLKAAARECMESSLSIGKA